One window of the Methylovirgula sp. HY1 genome contains the following:
- a CDS encoding transposase family protein, protein MPSERRVLVPTGFVVESIRYDFGGPLLTVRALSKISYCPGCGAGSARIHSRYQRRLTDLPIASKPVWIVILARRFHCDAVLCGRRIFAERFDKKAGHTTAPDHMFYRN, encoded by the coding sequence ATGCCCTCCGAGCGTCGCGTTTTGGTGCCGACTGGTTTTGTCGTTGAAAGCATAAGATATGATTTCGGCGGCCCGCTGCTCACCGTGCGGGCGCTGAGCAAGATCAGCTATTGCCCGGGATGCGGCGCCGGCTCGGCACGTATTCATAGTCGCTATCAACGCCGACTGACCGATCTTCCGATCGCGAGCAAGCCTGTTTGGATCGTAATCTTGGCGCGCCGGTTTCACTGCGATGCCGTACTATGTGGGCGACGCATCTTCGCCGAACGCTTTGACAAAAAGGCCGGACACACGACAGCGCCTGACCACATGTTCTACCGAAATTAA
- a CDS encoding SIR2 family protein, which yields MKIQELADFVALERLARSLWRNGESRGAALLVGAGFSRFANLAAADTSKPPVWNDLRMRMAAEIYSGVPENKIPSDPLRLAEEYQALLGRAAVDDFIRSQVLDHAWEPSETHDELMRLPWSDVLTTNWDSLLERAARSVGEIGYEPVLVESDIARAKSPRIIKLHGNVPTGPFIFTEEDYRTYPVQHAPFVNLARQIFLENELCLIGFSGNDPNFLQWSGWVRDNLGASTRRIYLVGILDLHPATRRLLEARKVAPVDLAPLVEGLDSNHRHIAAIKQLINFLHEAKPVPAYAWTPGVRLDSAPGTPDEFQRRHRDLAYAANLLDGAALQWQAERESYPGWIVCPYEKRSAIRHGTDVTPMPSREILARLNTQRQHRILYELAWRFEVSFWSIPTFLFELFHAVATPMPNSGLSSHEHLTIATILLRTARESGNQEKFNQISQMIEQHSEVASDFRAAVTYQKCLWHRDHLDFANLSNELQQLSGSDPIWGLRRAGLHCELIEYDKANDLIVATLNDLRKRQRQDRKSLWVLSRRAWAQFLDRASDRGFRFAQKEVQSGTRYEDWPLEFKATKSDPWDELRYAEDEIAEAHRKQSETAFDIKPHFDAGTYTEQGEGIQFSSWTVQLPSYGLGRLTDSIGVPVTFAWTSILATAFKNAATLEFEPTEAWYLFLLRILRNHEDPLIDQFLNRVAVAKLANETVSALTERLTNAVAFWRRRTIKTDPSSGRKIFDTRVIEKLRVLIEVLSRLAIRLAPEKARPLYDLALGVVRDADLRHMWLLQPVDHLLQRSGEAMPKELRAELVPSAIEFPIQGEIGMSVPEREWPTPVSHIANCPLRRNAKEAVWSVRIQQLISATRTGDSASRPDAALRLCFLDDARLLSAAEQESFGQALWAQQDPEKHIPNNTHLLAHVFLRVAAPDPDAAARYFTEILFKAPAKDLLTNEASLMAMVGAAAPTAHPSRILRPTRADAIRIFDEMLALKPAHITPPNALGVELQRKGVTRQFGPLLIKSLMPVFEPSDYTDRRIDLLFELIETAIAPSAISALPIVVRIRPEFEEKAINAIRRALVGRKLDEISGGVNAIENWLFPRDDNYRLPESVSEHVVAAIAHRREIGLASLLWCARRLLDADVLPEKQRSILVEAIRDLFNETRYDRIELSNERGISLSFVRVECVKLAKKLFALGTADTAITDWLKVGRTDPLPEVRWALIEDDDPQ from the coding sequence ATGAAGATCCAAGAGCTAGCTGATTTTGTTGCGCTGGAGCGCCTCGCTCGCTCACTTTGGCGAAACGGAGAAAGTCGCGGTGCCGCGCTATTGGTCGGCGCTGGATTCAGCAGATTCGCGAATTTAGCCGCAGCCGACACTTCGAAGCCTCCTGTCTGGAATGACCTCAGAATGCGAATGGCGGCCGAGATTTACTCGGGCGTACCAGAAAATAAAATTCCAAGCGATCCGTTACGATTGGCTGAGGAATATCAGGCACTGCTAGGTCGAGCCGCCGTCGATGACTTCATACGTAGCCAGGTGCTCGATCACGCTTGGGAGCCAAGTGAAACTCATGATGAACTCATGCGACTACCATGGTCCGACGTCCTCACAACCAATTGGGACAGCCTTCTTGAGCGCGCTGCGCGATCTGTCGGTGAAATTGGCTACGAGCCGGTGCTCGTAGAAAGTGACATCGCGCGCGCAAAGTCACCTCGCATTATCAAGCTGCACGGCAACGTGCCCACTGGTCCCTTTATCTTCACCGAAGAGGACTATCGAACTTATCCGGTTCAACACGCACCATTCGTGAATTTGGCGCGGCAGATATTCCTCGAAAATGAACTATGCCTTATCGGATTTTCCGGTAATGATCCAAATTTTCTCCAATGGTCAGGGTGGGTTCGAGACAACCTTGGAGCCAGCACACGGCGAATTTATTTAGTAGGCATTCTTGATCTACACCCTGCCACGCGCCGCCTTCTTGAAGCGAGGAAAGTTGCTCCCGTCGATCTCGCACCGCTCGTTGAAGGTCTAGACAGCAATCATCGACACATCGCTGCGATTAAGCAACTGATCAATTTCTTGCACGAAGCCAAACCGGTGCCCGCTTATGCCTGGACACCAGGCGTGCGACTTGATTCAGCACCCGGAACGCCCGATGAGTTTCAACGACGGCACCGCGACCTAGCATATGCCGCCAATTTGCTAGATGGCGCCGCCCTCCAATGGCAGGCAGAACGTGAAAGCTATCCCGGGTGGATCGTCTGCCCCTACGAAAAGCGCAGTGCCATACGCCACGGCACAGATGTGACCCCGATGCCGTCGAGAGAGATCCTCGCGCGCTTAAATACTCAACGACAACATCGCATTCTTTACGAACTGGCATGGCGCTTTGAAGTCTCTTTCTGGTCGATCCCCACCTTCTTATTTGAGCTGTTTCACGCTGTCGCGACGCCCATGCCAAACTCTGGGTTATCGAGCCACGAACACCTCACAATCGCGACCATTCTGCTGAGGACAGCGAGAGAAAGCGGAAACCAGGAGAAGTTTAATCAGATCTCTCAAATGATTGAGCAACATTCTGAGGTAGCCTCCGATTTTCGGGCAGCAGTCACATATCAAAAGTGCCTTTGGCATAGAGACCATCTCGACTTCGCCAACCTATCTAACGAACTACAACAGCTTTCAGGATCTGACCCAATCTGGGGCCTAAGGCGCGCCGGATTGCATTGTGAGCTAATTGAATACGACAAAGCTAATGACCTAATTGTAGCAACCCTGAACGACTTGCGGAAACGCCAGCGCCAAGACCGTAAGTCTCTGTGGGTATTGTCGCGTCGAGCCTGGGCGCAATTTCTAGATCGCGCCTCCGACAGGGGCTTTCGGTTCGCACAAAAGGAAGTCCAAAGCGGCACCCGTTATGAAGATTGGCCACTGGAATTCAAAGCGACAAAATCGGATCCTTGGGACGAATTGAGATACGCGGAAGATGAAATTGCGGAGGCACATCGAAAGCAGTCCGAAACGGCTTTTGACATAAAACCCCATTTCGATGCAGGGACCTACACAGAGCAAGGAGAAGGCATACAGTTCAGCAGCTGGACCGTTCAACTTCCAAGCTATGGGCTCGGCCGATTAACAGACTCGATCGGGGTTCCAGTCACCTTTGCTTGGACATCAATTCTTGCAACCGCATTCAAAAATGCTGCCACGTTAGAATTTGAACCAACCGAAGCCTGGTATTTATTTCTACTGCGAATTCTCCGCAACCACGAAGATCCATTGATCGATCAGTTTTTGAACCGAGTCGCGGTTGCCAAGTTGGCGAATGAAACCGTATCTGCGCTTACCGAGCGACTGACCAACGCCGTCGCTTTCTGGCGTCGCCGAACAATTAAGACGGACCCATCTTCCGGCAGGAAGATATTTGATACGAGAGTCATCGAAAAGCTTCGCGTCTTAATCGAAGTACTTTCACGATTGGCCATTAGATTGGCCCCCGAAAAAGCACGACCGTTGTATGATTTGGCTCTTGGCGTCGTTAGAGACGCCGACCTCAGACATATGTGGCTGCTTCAGCCTGTTGATCATCTCCTTCAACGATCCGGCGAAGCGATGCCAAAAGAACTAAGAGCGGAACTCGTCCCCTCTGCAATTGAATTCCCGATACAGGGCGAAATTGGTATGTCGGTACCCGAAAGAGAATGGCCGACCCCAGTTTCTCACATTGCAAATTGCCCCCTTAGGAGAAATGCAAAAGAAGCCGTCTGGAGCGTGCGCATACAGCAACTAATCAGCGCGACGCGAACCGGCGACTCGGCATCCCGCCCGGACGCGGCGCTGAGGCTCTGTTTCCTCGACGACGCGCGGCTCCTTTCGGCGGCGGAACAAGAGAGTTTTGGTCAAGCGTTATGGGCTCAGCAAGACCCGGAAAAGCACATACCCAACAATACGCATTTGCTAGCGCATGTTTTCCTCCGTGTCGCAGCACCAGATCCTGATGCTGCGGCGCGTTATTTCACTGAAATCCTATTCAAGGCGCCAGCGAAAGACCTGCTTACTAACGAAGCCTCCCTGATGGCTATGGTGGGGGCCGCCGCGCCCACGGCTCATCCGTCGAGGATTTTACGGCCTACGCGGGCTGATGCTATTCGAATATTCGATGAGATGTTGGCTCTAAAACCAGCGCACATAACCCCGCCAAATGCCCTGGGTGTTGAACTCCAACGCAAAGGCGTTACACGTCAATTTGGGCCCCTTCTGATCAAATCTCTGATGCCTGTTTTCGAACCGTCCGATTACACCGACAGGCGGATTGATTTGCTGTTTGAATTAATCGAAACGGCTATCGCGCCATCCGCGATCAGCGCGCTGCCCATTGTCGTGCGAATTCGGCCCGAATTCGAGGAAAAAGCCATCAATGCCATTCGTCGCGCACTCGTGGGTAGAAAACTCGATGAAATTTCCGGCGGAGTAAATGCCATTGAAAATTGGCTATTCCCCAGGGACGATAATTATCGATTGCCTGAAAGCGTTTCGGAGCATGTCGTTGCCGCCATCGCCCACCGGCGAGAAATAGGTCTTGCGAGCCTGCTTTGGTGTGCAAGGCGTCTATTGGATGCTGACGTGTTGCCAGAGAAACAACGAAGCATTCTTGTTGAAGCAATTCGAGATTTGTTCAACGAGACTAGATACGACCGTATTGAACTGAGCAACGAACGGGGAATATCCTTGTCTTTTGTTCGCGTTGAATGCGTCAAGCTTGCGAAGAAATTATTCGCTCTTGGCACAGCCGACACAGCCATTACTGATTGGCTCAAAGTCGGTAGGACAGACCCCCTGCCGGAAGTCAGATGGGCGCTCATTGAAGACGACGATCCTCAGTGA
- a CDS encoding GIY-YIG nuclease family protein, which translates to MLIYNYGLFWRKDWIHWGRGSNAGHLNGMKAGAKTSIPVDFRDQQGVYCLYDESFKLVYVGQAGGKNDQRLFQRLKQHREDAVSERWSRFSWFGIRQVLQSGLLKAEKYTAHPDVGDVLNHIEAILIAAAEPVQNRQGGKFGDHVEQYLQYRDIENVGPDTKDMIRELWASSKK; encoded by the coding sequence ATGCTGATTTATAATTATGGATTGTTTTGGCGAAAGGATTGGATCCACTGGGGTCGCGGGAGCAACGCGGGGCACCTTAATGGCATGAAAGCAGGCGCCAAAACAAGCATACCCGTAGACTTTCGTGACCAGCAAGGCGTCTATTGTTTATATGATGAGAGCTTTAAGCTCGTCTATGTTGGCCAGGCTGGCGGAAAGAACGATCAAAGGCTCTTTCAGCGATTGAAGCAGCACCGAGAGGATGCTGTTTCAGAACGCTGGTCAAGATTTTCATGGTTTGGAATCCGTCAAGTACTGCAGAGTGGGCTGCTCAAAGCGGAAAAATATACGGCACATCCAGATGTCGGAGACGTTCTAAATCACATTGAGGCAATCCTCATCGCCGCCGCGGAGCCGGTACAAAATAGGCAGGGCGGAAAATTTGGTGACCATGTCGAACAGTATCTTCAATATCGAGACATCGAAAATGTTGGACCCGATACAAAAGATATGATTCGCGAGCTATGGGCATCCTCGAAAAAATAA
- a CDS encoding transposase codes for MRAEVLSGIERRRRWSDDEKTQIIDETLVPGAKVSTVARRYGISASLLFSWRRQARTDVEAPPQLVPVMIAAPDANAAVPTVMPASSAPVMELDFENGARLRIFGAATSDLVKAVIEAMTQR; via the coding sequence ATGAGAGCTGAGGTCCTGAGCGGAATCGAGCGCCGTCGGCGGTGGTCGGACGATGAGAAGACGCAGATCATTGACGAGACGTTGGTGCCCGGCGCGAAGGTTTCTACCGTCGCACGTCGATACGGGATTTCTGCCAGCCTGCTGTTCTCTTGGCGGCGCCAAGCACGCACAGATGTTGAGGCGCCCCCGCAGCTTGTTCCGGTGATGATCGCGGCGCCAGATGCGAATGCGGCCGTTCCTACAGTCATGCCGGCGTCGTCCGCTCCTGTCATGGAGCTGGATTTTGAAAACGGCGCGCGGCTTCGGATTTTTGGTGCCGCCACGTCTGACCTGGTGAAGGCCGTCATCGAGGCTATGACGCAGCGATGA
- the istB gene encoding IS21-like element helper ATPase IstB: MLTHPTLDQLHALGLHGMAKGFKDLAGNPEARSLDHPEWLGLLLEHEATLRRQKRFEMRSRAARLRQTASVEDIDYRAARGLDRALFLKLASCDWIRDKRNLILTGPCGVGKSWLACALGHKACRDDLSVLYHRVPRLFAALALGRGDGRYPKLMSALAKTKLLILDDWGPEVLPAEQARDLLEIVEDRIDAGSILMTSQVPVDRWHDMIGSPTIADAILDRLVHNAYRVEISGESLRKRRTPEPA, from the coding sequence ATGCTCACACATCCGACACTCGACCAATTGCATGCCCTCGGCCTCCACGGCATGGCTAAGGGCTTCAAGGATCTCGCCGGCAATCCGGAGGCGCGCAGTCTCGACCATCCTGAATGGCTCGGCCTTCTTCTCGAACATGAGGCCACGCTCAGGCGACAGAAGCGCTTCGAGATGCGTTCGCGAGCGGCGCGGCTGCGGCAGACCGCAAGCGTCGAGGACATCGATTATCGGGCCGCGCGGGGCCTCGACCGAGCCTTGTTCCTCAAGCTCGCGAGCTGCGATTGGATCCGTGATAAGCGCAATCTCATCCTCACCGGCCCCTGCGGAGTCGGCAAGAGCTGGCTCGCCTGCGCCCTGGGCCACAAAGCCTGCCGGGATGATCTCTCCGTCCTCTACCACCGTGTGCCACGGCTGTTCGCTGCGCTCGCGCTCGGCCGCGGCGACGGCCGCTATCCCAAGCTCATGAGCGCCCTCGCCAAAACCAAACTCCTCATTCTTGATGACTGGGGTCCGGAAGTGCTCCCCGCCGAACAGGCGCGCGATCTCCTCGAAATCGTCGAGGATCGGATCGATGCCGGCTCGATCCTCATGACCAGTCAGGTGCCCGTCGATCGCTGGCACGACATGATCGGCAGTCCAACGATTGCCGACGCCATCCTCGACCGTCTCGTCCACAACGCCTATCGGGTTGAAATCAGCGGCGAGAGCTTACGAAAGCGGCGCACCCCGGAGCCCGCATGA
- a CDS encoding IS66 family transposase, with the protein MDIASLSVENTALKELLAQTQASLAEHQAALAQSEEARRRLESILSNLRREKFGATSEKLSPEQYNLPLEDVEIAQGILDAAHERAQALIRPVPKEPGTRNGNRGCLPFHLPRVERIIEPESTQCPCGCGEMARIGEDVSERLDRIPAQLRVLVTRRPKYVCRHCAGAVVQAHAPEHIVPSGLPTEALIAQIIVAKFGDHLPFYRQAKIYAREGIVLDRASLGNWVGRACFHLRPVGDCMHRHLAQAARLFMDETTAPVLDPGRKQTRKGYFWAIACDDRGHSGIGPPIVVFKYAAGRSGRFAEEFLSGFRGRFLQCDGYDGYDRLTRLERPEGPWSLVHCWSHLRRRFVKQMRNTKSPIAETAVRQIAALYAIEATVRGHAPEARLTMRRRQSAPIIEALKPWLEKQLSMISSGSVLAEDIRYALNHWEGLTRFLEDGRLELDTNPVENSIRPIALTRKNALFAGHEIGAENWALLASIVGTCKLNDVDPVAYLEKTLVAIINGHPQSQIDELMPWRFQRMSSRNQ; encoded by the coding sequence ATGGACATTGCGTCGCTCAGCGTAGAAAACACGGCCTTGAAGGAGCTTCTGGCGCAGACGCAAGCAAGTCTTGCGGAGCATCAGGCGGCCTTGGCTCAGTCGGAAGAAGCACGCCGGCGGCTGGAAAGTATCCTCAGCAATTTACGGCGCGAGAAATTCGGCGCGACATCGGAAAAGCTGAGCCCCGAACAATATAATCTTCCGCTTGAAGATGTCGAAATCGCCCAAGGGATTCTCGATGCCGCGCATGAAAGGGCTCAAGCGCTCATCAGGCCGGTACCCAAAGAGCCCGGCACCCGAAATGGCAATCGTGGGTGCCTGCCGTTTCATCTGCCGCGGGTGGAACGGATCATAGAGCCTGAGAGTACACAATGTCCGTGCGGCTGCGGCGAGATGGCAAGGATCGGCGAGGACGTCTCGGAGAGGCTCGACAGGATACCCGCGCAATTGCGTGTGCTCGTCACCCGCCGTCCTAAATATGTTTGCCGTCACTGCGCCGGCGCCGTCGTTCAGGCGCACGCGCCAGAGCATATCGTGCCAAGCGGCTTGCCGACCGAGGCCCTGATCGCTCAGATCATCGTCGCCAAGTTCGGTGATCATCTGCCGTTTTATCGCCAGGCCAAAATCTATGCCCGGGAAGGCATCGTGCTTGATCGGGCGAGCCTCGGCAACTGGGTCGGCCGTGCCTGCTTCCATCTTCGCCCGGTAGGCGATTGCATGCACAGGCATCTTGCCCAGGCCGCTCGGCTCTTCATGGACGAAACAACGGCACCGGTCCTCGATCCCGGACGCAAGCAGACCAGGAAAGGTTACTTCTGGGCGATTGCTTGCGATGACCGAGGCCATAGCGGCATTGGTCCGCCTATTGTCGTGTTCAAATATGCAGCCGGGCGCAGCGGCCGTTTCGCCGAAGAGTTCCTGAGCGGCTTTCGGGGCCGGTTCCTGCAATGCGATGGCTATGACGGCTACGATCGCCTCACCCGGCTGGAACGGCCGGAAGGACCATGGAGCCTTGTGCATTGCTGGAGCCACCTGCGCCGCCGTTTTGTCAAACAGATGCGCAACACGAAATCCCCGATTGCGGAAACCGCTGTTCGTCAGATCGCCGCGCTCTACGCCATCGAAGCGACAGTGCGTGGCCATGCGCCGGAGGCCCGGCTCACGATGCGGCGGCGACAGTCAGCACCAATTATCGAGGCGTTAAAGCCATGGCTCGAAAAACAATTGTCGATGATCTCTTCAGGTTCCGTGCTGGCGGAAGACATCCGCTATGCGCTCAATCACTGGGAAGGCCTGACGCGCTTCCTTGAAGATGGCCGTCTCGAGCTGGATACGAACCCTGTTGAGAACTCGATCAGGCCAATAGCGCTAACGCGCAAAAATGCGCTCTTTGCGGGCCACGAAATCGGCGCCGAAAATTGGGCTCTTCTGGCCTCCATCGTCGGCACCTGCAAACTCAACGACGTTGACCCTGTCGCCTATCTCGAAAAGACCCTGGTCGCCATCATCAACGGCCATCCCCAAAGCCAAATCGACGAACTCATGCCATGGCGCTTCCAAAGAATGTCAAGCCGAAACCAATAG
- the tnpB gene encoding IS66 family insertion sequence element accessory protein TnpB (TnpB, as the term is used for proteins encoded by IS66 family insertion elements, is considered an accessory protein, since TnpC, encoded by a neighboring gene, is a DDE family transposase.), whose amino-acid sequence MATRPVDFRCGHDGLAALVEPIFGLDPFSGAAFVFRAKRADRIKILVWDQTGLVLIHKRLEGCKFVWPQVRNGVMVMSAVQFSALFSGLDWMLIRAERQRPPQLAG is encoded by the coding sequence GTGGCGACGCGGCCGGTTGACTTCCGATGCGGCCACGACGGTCTCGCGGCGCTTGTGGAGCCGATATTCGGACTTGATCCTTTTAGCGGGGCTGCCTTCGTCTTTCGCGCGAAGCGGGCTGACAGAATCAAGATCCTCGTCTGGGATCAAACCGGTCTGGTTCTGATCCACAAGCGGCTTGAGGGTTGCAAGTTCGTATGGCCGCAGGTTCGCAACGGCGTGATGGTGATGTCGGCGGTTCAATTTTCGGCGCTCTTTTCAGGCCTCGACTGGATGTTGATCCGGGCCGAACGACAGCGTCCTCCACAGCTTGCGGGATGA
- a CDS encoding transposase: protein MDVQLDVSKSGYAGRLDVIEGPTGRRQRTNAEKAQIAAESLRAGASIAEMARRYAITRWQIYDWRKRLRDGRLVAEGTPHFAAVIVEEPPQRPAAHAFIEIVVGDVIIRAGRHADEDHLAQVIRAARMVR from the coding sequence ATGGACGTCCAATTGGACGTCTCCAAATCGGGGTACGCTGGTCGGCTTGATGTGATTGAGGGTCCAACTGGGCGACGACAGCGGACGAATGCCGAAAAGGCCCAGATTGCAGCGGAGAGCTTGAGGGCGGGAGCCAGTATTGCCGAGATGGCGCGTCGTTACGCGATTACGCGGTGGCAGATTTACGACTGGCGCAAGCGGCTGAGAGACGGACGCCTGGTCGCTGAAGGCACTCCTCATTTTGCAGCAGTGATTGTCGAAGAGCCTCCACAGAGACCAGCCGCGCACGCCTTTATCGAAATCGTTGTCGGGGATGTCATTATCCGCGCGGGTCGGCATGCTGACGAAGACCATTTGGCACAGGTGATCCGTGCGGCGCGGATGGTGCGATGA
- the istA gene encoding IS21 family transposase produces MPAKRELTMRQLRQMLRLHHDGVSAREIGRRLGAARSTIQDNLKRAKEAGLSWPLAADLTDDILEQRLFSKAGYIPSVRRLPEPDWGVLAGEMKRPGVNLTVLWEEYREAHPAGYGYSRFCDLFREFEKRLSPVMRQHHEAGDKLFVDYSGKKITIVDPATGEIRAAEIFVGVLGASNYTYAEATFTQSLPDWIGAHIRMFRFLGGVPRLLVPDNLKSGVHKASFYAPEINRSYGAMADHYGVGVFPARPRKPRDKAKVEAGVRFAQTYVLGRLRHQTFFSLAECNEAIGLVLERMNTRIMRRLGMSRRDLFESIDKRKRSTDTLVF; encoded by the coding sequence ATGCCGGCGAAACGAGAGCTGACCATGCGACAATTGCGGCAGATGCTGCGGCTCCATCATGACGGCGTAAGCGCGCGAGAGATCGGGCGCCGGCTTGGAGCGGCACGCAGCACGATCCAAGACAATCTCAAGCGGGCGAAGGAGGCGGGGCTCAGCTGGCCGCTTGCCGCCGATCTGACCGACGATATCCTCGAACAGAGGCTGTTTTCGAAAGCCGGCTACATCCCGAGTGTTCGGCGGCTGCCGGAACCCGATTGGGGCGTCCTGGCGGGCGAGATGAAGCGGCCTGGCGTCAATCTTACGGTACTCTGGGAAGAGTACCGCGAGGCTCATCCCGCGGGCTACGGCTACAGCCGGTTTTGCGACCTCTTCCGCGAGTTCGAAAAGCGCCTGTCGCCGGTGATGCGGCAGCATCATGAGGCAGGCGACAAGCTCTTCGTCGATTATTCGGGCAAGAAGATCACGATCGTCGATCCCGCAACCGGCGAGATTCGCGCAGCCGAGATCTTTGTCGGCGTGCTTGGTGCCTCGAACTACACCTATGCCGAGGCGACCTTCACCCAGAGCCTGCCGGATTGGATCGGCGCGCATATCCGCATGTTCCGCTTTCTCGGAGGCGTGCCGCGGCTGCTCGTACCCGACAATCTGAAGAGCGGTGTCCACAAGGCCTCCTTCTACGCCCCCGAGATCAACCGCAGCTATGGCGCCATGGCCGACCATTACGGGGTCGGCGTTTTTCCTGCCCGGCCGAGAAAGCCGCGCGACAAGGCGAAGGTCGAAGCCGGCGTGCGCTTTGCGCAAACATACGTTCTCGGCCGATTGCGCCATCAAACCTTCTTCTCGCTCGCCGAATGCAACGAGGCGATCGGCCTCGTTCTGGAACGGATGAACACGCGGATCATGCGGCGTCTCGGCATGAGCCGGCGCGATCTGTTTGAAAGCATCGACAAGCGTAAGCGCTCAACCGACACCCTTGTATTTTGA
- the istA gene encoding IS21 family transposase, translated as MALLSVIRRWHFREHLSIREISRRTGLSRNTVRKYLRSGDVEPKFKVPERPSKLDAFADRLSAWLKTEANKPRKQKRTLKQLHADLTGLGYDGSYNRVAAFARDWKAARQRELQTSGRGTFVPLSFEPGEAFQFDWSEDWAIIGNERTKLQVAHTKLSYSRAFVVRAYLLQTHEMLFDAHNHAFRAFGGVPRRGIYDNMKTAIDKVGRGKERDVNARFLAMASHYLFEPEFCNPASGWEKGQVEKNVQDARHRLWQPIPRFASLDALNEWLENRCKELWRQTSHGRLHGTIADIWAEEAPALMAVSRPFDGFVEYTKRVSPTCLIHLERNRYSVPASLANRPVSLRVYPEKIVVAAEGQLICEHRRIIDRSHDGPGQTVYDWRHYLAVVQRKPGALRNGAPFVELPDAFRMLQQQLLRKPGGDREMVDILALVLQHDEQAVLSAVELALEAGVPTKTHVLNLLHRLIDGKPVVPPTVDAPQALTLTKEPKANVERYDALRETAETRHAS; from the coding sequence ATGGCGTTATTGAGCGTGATTAGACGCTGGCATTTTCGAGAGCATCTATCGATCCGAGAAATTTCGCGTCGGACCGGCCTGTCGCGGAACACCGTCCGCAAATATCTGCGTTCGGGCGACGTGGAACCGAAGTTCAAGGTCCCGGAGCGGCCGAGCAAGCTTGACGCCTTCGCCGACCGATTGTCGGCCTGGCTGAAAACGGAGGCCAACAAGCCGCGCAAGCAGAAGCGCACACTCAAGCAGTTGCATGCCGATCTGACCGGCCTCGGCTATGACGGCTCTTACAATCGAGTTGCGGCCTTCGCGCGGGATTGGAAAGCTGCGCGACAGAGGGAACTGCAAACGTCGGGTCGCGGGACCTTCGTGCCGCTGTCATTTGAACCGGGCGAAGCATTCCAGTTCGATTGGTCCGAGGACTGGGCGATCATCGGCAATGAGCGCACCAAGTTGCAGGTGGCTCATACGAAGCTGAGCTACAGCCGGGCTTTCGTCGTGCGCGCCTATCTCCTGCAGACGCATGAGATGCTGTTCGACGCGCACAATCACGCCTTCCGGGCCTTTGGCGGGGTGCCCCGGCGCGGCATCTACGACAACATGAAGACTGCCATCGACAAGGTCGGACGTGGGAAGGAGCGCGATGTCAACGCGCGCTTCCTGGCAATGGCCAGCCACTATCTGTTTGAACCCGAGTTCTGCAATCCGGCATCCGGCTGGGAGAAGGGACAGGTTGAGAAGAACGTCCAGGATGCACGTCATAGACTCTGGCAGCCCATCCCACGCTTTGCCTCGCTCGATGCCCTGAACGAATGGCTGGAGAACCGCTGCAAGGAGCTCTGGCGGCAGACGTCGCACGGGCGATTGCATGGAACGATCGCTGACATCTGGGCCGAGGAGGCCCCGGCTCTCATGGCGGTGTCACGCCCTTTCGATGGCTTCGTCGAATACACCAAACGGGTCTCACCGACCTGCCTCATCCATCTGGAGCGCAACCGCTACAGCGTTCCGGCCTCCCTCGCCAACCGCCCGGTGAGCCTACGTGTTTACCCGGAGAAGATCGTTGTCGCCGCCGAAGGCCAGCTGATCTGCGAGCATCGCCGCATCATCGACCGTTCTCATGATGGGCCGGGCCAGACGGTCTATGACTGGCGGCATTATCTGGCTGTCGTTCAGCGCAAGCCTGGCGCGCTTCGCAATGGCGCTCCTTTTGTCGAGCTGCCGGATGCCTTCAGAATGTTACAACAGCAGCTTCTCAGGAAGCCGGGTGGCGATCGCGAGATGGTCGACATCCTGGCGCTTGTCCTCCAGCACGACGAGCAGGCTGTGCTCTCGGCCGTCGAGCTGGCCCTGGAGGCAGGCGTTCCGACGAAGACGCATGTGCTGAATCTGCTTCATAGGCTGATCGACGGCAAACCCGTCGTCCCACCAACCGTCGATGCGCCTCAGGCTTTGACGCTCACCAAGGAGCCGAAGGCCAATGTCGAACGCTACGACGCCTTGAGAGAAACAGCGGAGACGCGCCATGCATCATAA